The sequence GCACATAATCACTTTCTGGGTGACGAACGAAGGGTAAATGTGCATGAAGTACAAGCGCGACGTAACCTATTGCCATAATGCTTCTGGGGTGTTACTTGTGTGATCTAGGTCGAGGAGTTCGGCGGAAATTAACAATATTTTAAGACTTTATGGGGATTGTGAAGGTACCGGCTTCAACTATTCACACAAAGTCGGGGCGATTGGAGATTAGTCACTGCTCTATTCCCCATTCCCCATACACCAGATAACTGAGTTAGCTTTTGGGAATTACGCTCCTGATCCCACTTTTGCCAACAGTATCACCTTTGTAACGAGGGATGATATGGATACTGGTGTGCATAATATTTTGACCTGCGGCTCGATTAATGTTCATACCGACATTAAAACCATCAGGTTGAAATTCTGTTGTCAGAATTTCTTGGACTTTATTCACCATAAACCAGCAAGCAGATTGTTCTTTAAACGATAACTCGAAATAATTGCTAACGTGTCGTTTAGGAATTACTAAAATATGTCCTTTATTAAGAGGATAACCATCAAAAATGGCATAAGCTGTTGCTGATTCGGTTAAAAGTTGCAGATGTTTATGGGGATTGCAGAATATACAATAATTAGGAGAATTTTTCTGATAGTTATAATGGGTATATTCATAAATTTCCCGATTTTCATCGGCGAGAATTGAAGTAAAAGGAAGTTTAACGATGCATTGATAGGTGGGTTTTTTATGGACGTAATGCTCTCTAAAACCTTCTTTGCTAACATCTCTTCTCACAGCATAATAAGCTTTACCGCCTGGTTTTAATAAGCGTGATATTGCCATGAGGATATGGGCTTGTTCTTCAGGAAATAAAACATTTAAAACATAGAAACAAATTATCGTGTCAAATTGCTCATGGGGATATTGGGGAAAATAATGTGGGTCGTAGCCTGTAATGTCATAACCTTTTTGTTGTAATAATTTTACATCTTGACCAAAGCCGCAACCAAAGTCTAATATTTTGCCACGCAGCAGATTTTGATTGAGAAGAAATTTGGCTGGAAACGATAGATAATTTCTTTCAATCGCTGTGAGATGGCTAAACTGATTTTTGAGTTGTTGCATGGAATTTTGGTACAGATGTCCCCTGGTAGTAATTCATCATCAAGTCACTTGATGTCTTAAACTACTTGGTGACAGCTATAAATAGAGATATAGGAGAGCAATTATTATTTTTGCTCACCTTGGGAAGCGATCGCCTCAGAATCAACACTTAGTTAATCTCAACACGTAGTATTGCTACGGCTCTACAAAGGTTTCAGGTTGCGCGCCCAAGCTTGTGTGACGCGGAATATACCAAACGCTGTGGTGTCGTCATCAGCTAACGCCCTCAGTTGAATTAGCATCTGGTCAATTTCTGCTTGCGTTGTCAATTCAGCCGCAATCAAAGCAGCCGCACCCTCTCGCAAAGACAAATCAACTATGTGCTTACCCTCTCCGCGGGATATCACTGATTGAATCATACAAACTTCTGGCGCTGCCAAGCCGATATCTGAGAAACAGCGATATAAACTAGCGCCTAGGCGAAAATGTTGACCACGCAGATCACTAATTGCTAAGAAAAGCTCTATACAACGATCATACGCAGGAGAAGGAGGATCGCAGAAACTACAACTAATATCCACTTCTTCACAAACTAGTATGCCCCCAGGCTTGACTAACTCCAGCATTTTTTTGAGTGCGTGGGTGGGTTTGGTGAGATGAGAGAGCAGAAAACGGCAATAAACTACGTCAAAGGAATTTTGAGGTAATCCCGGTTCATAGGCGCTACCTTCGACAAATTTTATATTGCTTAAACCTTGAATATCTGCATTCAATTTTGCCTGTTCTAGTTGTGCGGCGCTGATGTCTACACCAAAAACTGCGCCATTGATTCCTACCGCTTGGGCTAGCCAGTGAGAGACGTTTCCTGTACCACAGCCGATGTCTGCTACTACCATTCCTGATTCTAGTCCCACTCGCCGGAAAAGAAATTCGGTATAAGGTTTGTGGATGTGATTGAGAATTGAGAGCCGATAGGCGCCTAATTCCCCAGTACTGAGTGTATAGCGATCGTCTGATGTCATTTGCTTGCTCCCAGAAGTAGAGGTATTTTAGATTACCTGGATTAATTTCGCCTACCAAGCACGCGAATGTGATAAAATTTCTCAATACCTTTCTTTTTCTTTGTACCTTTGCGCCTTTGCGCCTACCCTGCGGGAAGCCGCTTTGCGTCTATGCGTGAGACAAATTCATATTTACAATCAGCAACGTCCATTAATTATCTAGTTTCAGAATAGTGACACAGCAGGTTAATGCTGATTTGCTACCCACTGCAAGCAAATTTCTCGAAAATCATCGCCCCGTACTTCAAAGTTGGGATATTGATCAAAACTGGCACACGCAGGGGAGAGCAAAACTACGGCTGCTTGATGCTGTTTGGCTAATTCTGCTGACCTAGGAATGGCTTTTGCCATTGTTTCCACAATTTCGTAATTAGTATATCCCACTGCTTGCAAGCGTTGGGCAAATGCATCAGCAGCAGCACCAATTAATAACACAGCGGCGGCTGAGGAGTGAATTTTGGCTAGCCAGCCTGTATCATCACCTGCTTTAGCTTCACCACCGGCGATCAAAATTGCTGGACTTTTCACCGATGCTAAACCAACTTCCGCTGCATCGTAGTTAGTGGCTTTGCTGTCGTTAATAAAGTCAATTCCTTCCCAAGTGCAGATGTGTTCTAAGCGATGGGGAACGCCGGGAAATTCTCGCACTCCCCGTTCAATAGCATCGGTGGAGATTCCTGCTAACCGCGCCGCTGCTACAGCCATGAGCAGATTCTGCTGGTTGTGTTCTCCCACCATCCGCAAAACCGATACTTCCACGATAGGTGTTGGTGTAGATGTTGCGGTTAATTTTTCCACAACCCAACCACTTTCTATATAAAAACCTTTTGCGCCAATTAAATATTCTTGTCCCTTGACACTTGTCCAATAGGCATCAGGCCAATGACTTAAGCCGACTTTGCCCAGGTGAGCATCATCCCCATTAAATATTTGCAACTGGGACTGACGCAATAATTTAGCTTTGATGTTGTAGTAGTTATCTAAAGTTTGATGGCGACTGAGATGATCTGGGGTGAAGGTTGTCCAGACACCGATGTGGGGAGTGAGTGTGGATGATGACTCGATTTGATAGCTACTGATTTCGGCAATTACCCAGTCTATGGTTGGGGAATTATCGCTGTTTTTCTGAGACAGGGCGACTTCACAGGCGGCGTAGCCAATGTTACCGCAGGCTGGGGCGTTCAATCCAGCTGCTTGAAATATGGCAGCGATCAGGGCGGTGGTAGTGGTTTTGCCGTTTGTACCAGTAATTCCCACCCAGGGGAGGGATTGTAAATGTCGCCAAGCGAGTTCCATTTCGCCGATGGTTTCGATGCCTAATTCTCGTGCCTTGAGAAGTGAGGGAATATCCCAAGGCACGCCGGGACTGACTACTATGAGTTGGGGTAAATTATCATCACTGAATGCTAGGGAATTCCCTAGTTTAACGGTGATTTGCTCGGTAGCGAGTTCTTGTTGTTGTTGAAGGAGGGTAGGGGAGGAGTTGCGATCGCATAGCTCTACCTCCCAGCCTTCCTGTTTCAACAATCTCGCCGCCGCAATACCGGACTTTCCCAATCCAATAACTGAAGCTCTGAGCATAGACTGTGTGTAGCAGAGGTCCCTGGTTAAGCACACCTTATAGTATCGTTTATTGGCTGAAATTACACCTCCTTTTGTTGACCTAGGCTACAAATTTTTGACGATCGCTCCAAAGTCAGCTAAAACACGGGCATGATTCCGCAATAATCCCAATAAATGTAACCGATTACGCTTGATTTGCGGGTCGGAGTCCATTACTAAAACACTGTCTTCTCCGTCAAAAAAGTTACTAACTGTGGAGGTAATTTTTCTTAGCGCTGCTACTAACAGTTGATAGTTTCTGGTTTCCTGGGCTGCTTGTGTTTGCGGCACTAATTCGACTAAGGCCTGATAAAAAGCAGCTTCGGAAGCTTTTTGAAATAGTTCTTTTTGAACTAAGTTTGTGGGTTCGAGTTTTTGTGTATCTAAATCGCCTTGGGCGGCTAATCTTGTGGAACGATTGACGGTTTCATAGATGTCATCTAAAGTGCCATTATTGCGAATTTCTTGCAGATATAAAGCGCGATCGCGCACATCTAATAAATCTTTTAAAGCTCGTTCTGCATACTCCGGATCATTCTCTCCCAAAACAGCATTAACTAGGTCATAATCTATTTGTTTTTCTTCTTGTAATAAGGTGCGGATGCGTTGCAGAAAAAAGTCTCGCAAAGCGGTAATTAATGTTTGCTGTTCTTTATGATAAGCGGCAACAAAATCTGTAGTAATTTGCTCTAACAATTGAGCTAAATTAATTGATAAATTCCCAAACCAAACAATGTTGACTACAGCGTTGGCTGCTCGACGTAAAGCAAAAGGATCAGAAGAACCGGAGGGAATTAAACCTAACCCAAAGATACTCACGAGGGTGTCTAATTTATCAGCCAAAGCTACGATTTGACCTGCAAGTGTTTGGGGTAAAATATCATCGGCTCCCCGTGGTAAATAATGTTCAAAAATCGCTGTGGCTACTGCTGCTGATTCACCGCTAGCCAATGCATATTTTTCACCCATAATTCCCTGGAGTTCGGGAAATTCATAGACCATTTGGGTTACTAAATCAGCTTTACACAATAAAGCGGCTTTTTGGATATTTTGCTGTTGATTGTCTGTTAGTTGTAGTTGATTGGCAATTTGTGCGGCAGTTTTCACAATTCGCTCTACCTTGAGACGCAGTGAACCTAAGTCTTCTTGGAAGGTGACTTTTTCTAACTGCGGCAAAAAGCTTTCTAGGGGTTTTGCTAAATCGGTATTATAGAAAAACTGTCCATCGGCTAACCTTGCTCGGATCACTCTTTCATTACCAACAGCCACGATATCTGCTTTGCTCGTGTCACTATTAGCAATGGTGATAAAATTAGGGAGTAGTTCCTTGTTATTTGCAGTTTTGAATACAGGAAAATAACGCTGGTGACTGACCATAACGGTGGTGATTACTTCTGTAGGTAAATTCAAAAATTCATCTGCAAATTTACCGACCACTGGCGAAGGCCATTCTACTAAGTTAGTCACTTCCGTTAACAAATATGGGTAGATTTCGGCGTGACCATTTAACTTTTGTACAGATGCGAGGACTTGTTCTTGAATAATTTTTGCTCGTTCTTCAGCATCAACAATCACGTAAGCAGAGCGGAGTGTGGTTACGTAATCATTAGCCTGGGAAATTGTCACCAGTTCTGGATGCAAAACTCGATGACCGTGAGAAAGGCGTGAACTCTTGACAACCTTAGAACCATTTACCAATTCTATCGGCAATATCACCTCATCTAACAAAGCCACCAACCAGCGAATCGGGCGGGAAAACCTCACATCCCCATCACCCCAGCGCATCAACCGTTTACCTTCCAGACCCCAAATCCATTGGGGAACTAGTTCGGTGAGAATTTCCGCTACTGGGCGTCCGGGAATGCTTTTGTTAATAAACACAAATTCCCCTTTATCTGTGGGGCGAACTTGTAAGGCTGTTAGTTCCACACCTTGCTTTTTCGCAAAACCCGCAGCTGCTGGTGTCGGTTTCCCGTCTTTAAAAGCAGCTTGGGCGGGAGGGCCTTTAATTTCTTCTTCTCTGTCTGGTTGCTGGGCTGGTAGTCCTGTAATCAGCACCGCTAGACGCCTAGGAGTACCGTAAACCTTCACCCCAGCGCTGGTGAGATTTTGGGCGTCGAGACTTTGGGGAATGCGGGTTGACCACTGGGCGATCGCATCACTCACAAAGCTTGCAGGTAGTTCTTCTGTACCAACTTCTAATAAAAAATCTGCCATAGGACAACATATCGTAAAACAGTCAGTCCCAACAGTTTACCTCGGCTTTCATGCCGGATGTGCCCCCATGAAAATCGCGATATTGATTGTCATACCAATTCACGAAAAAGTTGATACAGATAGATTTCTCGTAGGGACACGGTACTGTCCATTGGTGTCAATTCAGGATTTTTGGGCATATTTAGTCATTTTTAGATGACTTAGGCTATGAGCAAGGAAATGAATTTCCTTGCGGGACATGGACTTTACGTTAAGTTGACACGTATGCTCGCAGCCTCGCACTATTTTGCTATTTCTCCAAACTCTGGAAATGTGGGAGAATAACTGTCAAAGCAGTTGCTGATATCTAAAATCAGAGGAGCCTGTAGCTCGAAATACGCCGCCCACCAGTTGCACCAGACACATTCACTTGGTGAGCAACAACTGCAACCCCTGGTGTGTCGGGAATCGTCACGCCAGCACCTGTAAGTTTTACTACTCCATTTTCCACTGTCACACCAGTCGCTCCCCCAACGTTACCCCCTGTTAATAGTTGCGGTAACGACAATGGTGTCAACGCGGGTGAATTAATTGCGGCTTTTGTCTCCACAGGTAAAGCCAAACTCAACAAACTTCCTTCGGGAGTAATGCGGACTAACTGCTCTCCTGGGATGGCTGCAATGGTAATATTGCCTCCTGGGGCAGAAATTGTGCCTGTGTTGATGACTGTTCCGCCTAACAAGGTTAAATTTTGTCCAGCACCAACCGCTAAATTTCCTGCATTGAAAATTGTCCCGGCTTGGGTAAATGCGAATCCGTTGGGGTTGTTTAATAAACTGGCATAATTATTCGTACCCACAGCGTTAAACCATTTATCCCCAAATCCAATCCCGTTAGCTGTGGTGGCTGTAAAGGCTGCTGGGACATTTAAACTCGCACCTGCACCGAAAATAATGCCGGCGGGATTCATTAGATATAAATTAGAATTACCGCCTGTGACTTGAATTAAGCCGTTGATCAGGGAAGCATCTCCACCGGTGACTCGTCCTAAAATGTTTTGAATGCTGGGGTTGGAGATAAAGTTAGCGGTTTGATTTTGATTGACTCCGAATTGCTCGAAGCTGTGAAATAAGTTTGCCCCTGTCTGGGTGCCACCTTGTATATTAATGGTGTCGCCGTTTTGGTGAATGATGGTGGGTTGTTAGATTTATTCCGCACTGCACCCATATCTAGAAATGGTGCTAGTTGTAGGTTCGGTTCGCCTGTTTCGTTTCGCTGAATGGCGATGCGGTTTTCTAAGGAGAGGCGAAAACCATTGTCTCCAGAACGCGCGTTTTGGCGATAACCCCGCAAGGATTGTCCACCACCAATGACGAATTGTTGAGATGGTAGCAAACTATCGGGGGTAAGTTGTATTTCTGCTTGTGCAATCAATAAGTTATCTCTGTCTAGGCGTTGCACTCGCTGGATTTGTCCTGACCAACTGAAGAATCGCCCATCTGGTGTAAATTCTGATCTAATTGTCGCATCGAGTGCTGTAAACTCAGGATTAATTGTTGCATCGAGTACATCTAAACCAAAGTTGAATTGCGATCGCACTACCCAAGCTCCTTGAATGTTGGTGTAGAACTAGGTGGAGTGGGGAGAATGGGCGATTCTTTGGGGGGGAGGGGTTGAGGAGAAGGTAATGGTTGCGGAAAGCGATCGCTGTTAGGATTAGGTTTGTCAGCAGAAAGAATGGGGGATGTTTGCGCTAAGACAGGTAAAGCAATCAGCAGCAAACCAACGACAATGAACTCAGACATCAAACCATTTACCTGATTTCGAGGCAAATTCAAATACATATATTTATTTATGGCTACTTATGTACTTAGAAGCCGGAGTTAATTTAGCAAAGGCACAGTAGAGATGGGCGACAATTTCACTGATGCTAAAAGCGTTTGCCAATCAGTAGCTAAATTTACATCCTTTGGACTAGCAAGGCGGAGTTGAGCTAACAGCGTTAGCGAATCATACCAAATACCCGCCCCTGCATAAATAGCTGTCTTGACCTTTTGGATGAGGATTGATGCGTTGAATGTATCCGTCAACTTTAATAGGAACTGTGCTGTTTTTCGCAACACTCCCTGTTGCTGGCTGATTACAAGCAATTTTGAAGTCCCAGCGATAGGTTTTATCTAGCCGCAGAGGTGCGATAGTCGCAGGGATAGACACACTGATGATACCGGGTTTTGGTGGCAATGCGATCGCACTTCTGTAGACATCGTTCTCTTTGTCATCTTGAAGCACAAATTCCGCTTGCAAATTTGCCATATCTTCCGTGTAAGGAACGAAAAACCAAAAAGTTGGACGTTACACAGTCGTCAACCCCCACCGTATCTCATTTGGTTGAGCTTTTTGTTGAATTGTTACATTCTGATTTTGAACAGGCGCCACTGCAGTTAGTGGCAGTTTAACATTAAAAGCACAAAAATCTTGACGACTAGCATTTCCCGCAAACCGCCCTGATATTCCACTTAAATTAGGCGGTGTTTTTGGCCAGACAAAAACCAGCCTAGTTTTATTTAGTGGCCGAGAATCTGGTTTTTTCTGAGGTTTTTGAGAAGAATTAGGTAATTGATTTTGGGCTAAAACCTTTGTTATATACGGCATATTGCATAACAATATACCCACAACCAGCATTAATTTCGTCGTTGCGAAAATTAACTTGTTCATCAGATTGCACTGGATAGAACATGGATGTTTTTATTTCTTCAACAATATTTATTTTTGTTTAAAATCGGTCATTTCTCTCAGTTTTACTCGATAACATAATACCATACGAGTCCATATTTAATTTTTGAAAAATACGTAGGCTGCATTATAACGAAGTTTAACGCACCAAAACCTAAATCTGGTGCGTTAGCCTACGGCATAACACACCCTACACATACTTAGATTTTTGAAAACATCAAATCGGATTCCTATAGACTTCATACTTGATACTTCAGACTTCAGACTTCAGACTTCAGACTTCAGACTTCAGACTTCACTGCTGTTGCTGTCGCCGTTCTTCAATTTCTTGCACAGAAATCATACTATTAACTCTGTCTATATCTGCCATCATTAAAATAGCCCCTTCTATATCTGTGCTGCTCAGAGGAGTAATCGCCAGATAACATTTAATTTT is a genomic window of Fortiea contorta PCC 7126 containing:
- the glyS gene encoding glycine--tRNA ligase subunit beta encodes the protein MADFLLEVGTEELPASFVSDAIAQWSTRIPQSLDAQNLTSAGVKVYGTPRRLAVLITGLPAQQPDREEEIKGPPAQAAFKDGKPTPAAAGFAKKQGVELTALQVRPTDKGEFVFINKSIPGRPVAEILTELVPQWIWGLEGKRLMRWGDGDVRFSRPIRWLVALLDEVILPIELVNGSKVVKSSRLSHGHRVLHPELVTISQANDYVTTLRSAYVIVDAEERAKIIQEQVLASVQKLNGHAEIYPYLLTEVTNLVEWPSPVVGKFADEFLNLPTEVITTVMVSHQRYFPVFKTANNKELLPNFITIANSDTSKADIVAVGNERVIRARLADGQFFYNTDLAKPLESFLPQLEKVTFQEDLGSLRLKVERIVKTAAQIANQLQLTDNQQQNIQKAALLCKADLVTQMVYEFPELQGIMGEKYALASGESAAVATAIFEHYLPRGADDILPQTLAGQIVALADKLDTLVSIFGLGLIPSGSSDPFALRRAANAVVNIVWFGNLSINLAQLLEQITTDFVAAYHKEQQTLITALRDFFLQRIRTLLQEEKQIDYDLVNAVLGENDPEYAERALKDLLDVRDRALYLQEIRNNGTLDDIYETVNRSTRLAAQGDLDTQKLEPTNLVQKELFQKASEAAFYQALVELVPQTQAAQETRNYQLLVAALRKITSTVSNFFDGEDSVLVMDSDPQIKRNRLHLLGLLRNHARVLADFGAIVKNL
- a CDS encoding filamentous hemagglutinin N-terminal domain-containing protein, with the protein product MIHQNGDTINIQGGTQTGANLFHSFEQFGVNQNQTANFISNPSIQNILGRVTGGDASLINGLIQVTGGNSNLYLMNPAGIIFGAGASLNVPAAFTATTANGIGFGDKWFNAVGTNNYASLLNNPNGFAFTQAGTIFNAGNLAVGAGQNLTLLGGTVINTGTISAPGGNITIAAIPGEQLVRITPEGSLLSLALPVETKAAINSPALTPLSLPQLLTGGNVGGATGVTVENGVVKLTGAGVTIPDTPGVAVVAHQVNVSGATGGRRISSYRLL
- a CDS encoding class I SAM-dependent methyltransferase; protein product: MTSDDRYTLSTGELGAYRLSILNHIHKPYTEFLFRRVGLESGMVVADIGCGTGNVSHWLAQAVGINGAVFGVDISAAQLEQAKLNADIQGLSNIKFVEGSAYEPGLPQNSFDVVYCRFLLSHLTKPTHALKKMLELVKPGGILVCEEVDISCSFCDPPSPAYDRCIELFLAISDLRGQHFRLGASLYRCFSDIGLAAPEVCMIQSVISRGEGKHIVDLSLREGAAALIAAELTTQAEIDQMLIQLRALADDDTTAFGIFRVTQAWARNLKPL
- the murD gene encoding UDP-N-acetylmuramoyl-L-alanine--D-glutamate ligase; protein product: MLRASVIGLGKSGIAAARLLKQEGWEVELCDRNSSPTLLQQQQELATEQITVKLGNSLAFSDDNLPQLIVVSPGVPWDIPSLLKARELGIETIGEMELAWRHLQSLPWVGITGTNGKTTTTALIAAIFQAAGLNAPACGNIGYAACEVALSQKNSDNSPTIDWVIAEISSYQIESSSTLTPHIGVWTTFTPDHLSRHQTLDNYYNIKAKLLRQSQLQIFNGDDAHLGKVGLSHWPDAYWTSVKGQEYLIGAKGFYIESGWVVEKLTATSTPTPIVEVSVLRMVGEHNQQNLLMAVAAARLAGISTDAIERGVREFPGVPHRLEHICTWEGIDFINDSKATNYDAAEVGLASVKSPAILIAGGEAKAGDDTGWLAKIHSSAAAVLLIGAAADAFAQRLQAVGYTNYEIVETMAKAIPRSAELAKQHQAAVVLLSPACASFDQYPNFEVRGDDFREICLQWVANQH
- a CDS encoding HIT family protein yields the protein MQQLKNQFSHLTAIERNYLSFPAKFLLNQNLLRGKILDFGCGFGQDVKLLQQKGYDITGYDPHYFPQYPHEQFDTIICFYVLNVLFPEEQAHILMAISRLLKPGGKAYYAVRRDVSKEGFREHYVHKKPTYQCIVKLPFTSILADENREIYEYTHYNYQKNSPNYCIFCNPHKHLQLLTESATAYAIFDGYPLNKGHILVIPKRHVSNYFELSFKEQSACWFMVNKVQEILTTEFQPDGFNVGMNINRAAGQNIMHTSIHIIPRYKGDTVGKSGIRSVIPKS